One Tursiops truncatus isolate mTurTru1 chromosome 3, mTurTru1.mat.Y, whole genome shotgun sequence DNA segment encodes these proteins:
- the CREBRF gene encoding CREB3 regulatory factor isoform X3 — translation MPQDREMNYQQNPRDNFLSLEDCKDIENLESFTDVLDNEGTLTSNWEQWDTYCEDLTKYTKLTSCDIWGTKEVDYLGLDDFSSPYQDEEVISKTPTLAQLNSEDSQSVSDSLYYPDSLFSVKQNPLPSSFPGKKIASRAAAPVCSSKTLQAEVPLSDCVQKASKPTSSTQIMVKTNMYHNEKVNFHVECKDYVKKAKVKINPVQQSRPLLSQVHADAAKENTCYCGAVAKRPEKKGTEPLQGHATPALPFKETQELLLSPLPQEGPVSIAAGESSSLSASTSVSDSSQKKEEHNYSLFVSDNLGEQPTKCSPEEEEEDEEDVDDEDHDEGFGSEHELSENEEEEEEEEDYEDDKDDDISDTFSEPGYENDSVEDLKEMTSITSRKRGKRRYFWEYSEQLTPSQQERMLRPSEWNRDTLPSNMYQKNGLHHGKYAVKKSRRTDVEDLTPNPKKLLQIGNELRKLNKVISDLTPVSELPLTARPRSRKEKNKLASRACRLKKKAQYEANKVKLWGLNTEYDNLLFVINSIKQEIVNRVQNPREERGPNMGQKLEILIKDTLGLPVAGQTSEFVNQVLEKTAEGNPTGGLVGLRIPTSKV, via the exons GATAGAGAGATGAACTACCAGCAAAATCCTAGAGACAACTTCCTTTCTTTGGAGGACTGCAAAGACATTGAAAATCTGGAGTCTTTCACAGATGTCCTGGATAACGAGGGTACTTTAACCTCAAACTGGGAACAGTGGGATACATACTGTGAAGACTTAACGAAGTACACCAAACTAACCAGCTGTGACATCTGGGGAACAAAAGAAGTGGATTACTTGGGTCTCGATGACTTTTCTAGCCCTTACCAAGATGAAGAGGTCATAAGTAAAACTCCAACTTTGGCCCAGCTTAATAGTGAGGACTCTCAGTCTGTTTCTGATTCCCTTTATTACCCTGATTCACTTTTCAGTGTCAAACAAAATCCCTTGCCCTCATCATTCCCTGGTAAAAAGATCGCAAGTAGAGCAGCTGCTCCTGTGTGTTCTTCTAAGACTCTTCAGGCTGAGGTCCCTTTGTCAGACTGTGTCCAAAAAGCAAGTAAACCCACTTCAAGCACACAAATCATGGTGAAGACCAACATGTATCATAATGAAAAAGTGAACTTTCATGTTGAATGTAAAGACTATGTGAAAAAGGCAAAGGTAAAGATCAACCCAGTGCAGCAGAGCCGGCCTCTACTGAGCCAGGTTCATGCAGATGCAGCAAAAGAGAACACCTGCTACTGTGGTGCCGTAGCCAAAAGACCAGAGAAAAAAGGGACGGAGCCTCTGCAGGGCCATGCCACTCCAGCTTTGCCTTTTAAAGAAACCCAGGAACTATTACTCAGTCCCCTGCCCCAGGAGGGGCCTGTGTCTATTGCAGCAGGAGAGAGTAGCAGCCTTTCTGCCAGCACATCGGTCTCAGATTCATcccagaaaaaagaagagcacaATTATTCCCTTTTTGTCTCTGACAACTTGGGTGAACAGCCAACCAAATGCAGTcctgaagaagaggaggaggatgagGAAGATGTTGACGATGAGGACCATGATGAAGGATTTGGCAGCGAGCACGAACTTTCTGAAAacgaggaagaggaagaagaggaagaggattaTGAAGATGACAAGGATGATGACATCAGTGACACTTTCTCTGAACCAG gctatgAAAATGATTCTGTGGAAGATTTGAAGGAGATGACTTCAATTACCTCTCGGAAGAGAGGTAAAAGAAGGTACTTCTGGGAGTATAGTGAACAACTCACACCATCACAGCAAGAGAGGATGCTAAGGCCATCTGAATGGAACAGAGATACCTTGCCAAGTAACATGTATCAGAAAAATGGCTTACATCATG GAAAATATGCAGTAAAGAAGTCACGGAGAACGGATGTGGAAGACCTGACTCCAAATCCTAAAAAACTACTCCAGATAGGCAATGAACTACGGAAACTGAATAAGGTGATTAGTGATCTGACTCCAGTCAGTGAGCTTCCCTTAACAGCCCGGCCAAGgtcaaggaaggaaaaaaataagctgGCTTCCAG GGCTTGTCGGTTAAAGAAAAAAGCGCAGTATGAAGCTAATAAAGTGAAATTATGGGGCCTCAACACAGAATATG ataatttattgtttgtaatcaACTCCATCAAGCAAGAGATTGTAAACCGAGTACAGAAtccaagagaggagagaggacccAACATGGGACAGAAGCTTGAAATCCTCATTAAAGATACTCTTG
- the CREBRF gene encoding CREB3 regulatory factor isoform X4 produces the protein MNYQQNPRDNFLSLEDCKDIENLESFTDVLDNEGTLTSNWEQWDTYCEDLTKYTKLTSCDIWGTKEVDYLGLDDFSSPYQDEEVISKTPTLAQLNSEDSQSVSDSLYYPDSLFSVKQNPLPSSFPGKKIASRAAAPVCSSKTLQAEVPLSDCVQKASKPTSSTQIMVKTNMYHNEKVNFHVECKDYVKKAKVKINPVQQSRPLLSQVHADAAKENTCYCGAVAKRPEKKGTEPLQGHATPALPFKETQELLLSPLPQEGPVSIAAGESSSLSASTSVSDSSQKKEEHNYSLFVSDNLGEQPTKCSPEEEEEDEEDVDDEDHDEGFGSEHELSENEEEEEEEEDYEDDKDDDISDTFSEPGYENDSVEDLKEMTSITSRKRGKRRYFWEYSEQLTPSQQERMLRPSEWNRDTLPSNMYQKNGLHHGKYAVKKSRRTDVEDLTPNPKKLLQIGNELRKLNKVISDLTPVSELPLTARPRSRKEKNKLASRACRLKKKAQYEANKVKLWGLNTEYDNLLFVINSIKQEIVNRVQNPREERGPNMGQKLEILIKDTLGLPVAGQTSEFVNQVLEKTAEGNPTGGLVGLRIPTSKV, from the exons ATGAACTACCAGCAAAATCCTAGAGACAACTTCCTTTCTTTGGAGGACTGCAAAGACATTGAAAATCTGGAGTCTTTCACAGATGTCCTGGATAACGAGGGTACTTTAACCTCAAACTGGGAACAGTGGGATACATACTGTGAAGACTTAACGAAGTACACCAAACTAACCAGCTGTGACATCTGGGGAACAAAAGAAGTGGATTACTTGGGTCTCGATGACTTTTCTAGCCCTTACCAAGATGAAGAGGTCATAAGTAAAACTCCAACTTTGGCCCAGCTTAATAGTGAGGACTCTCAGTCTGTTTCTGATTCCCTTTATTACCCTGATTCACTTTTCAGTGTCAAACAAAATCCCTTGCCCTCATCATTCCCTGGTAAAAAGATCGCAAGTAGAGCAGCTGCTCCTGTGTGTTCTTCTAAGACTCTTCAGGCTGAGGTCCCTTTGTCAGACTGTGTCCAAAAAGCAAGTAAACCCACTTCAAGCACACAAATCATGGTGAAGACCAACATGTATCATAATGAAAAAGTGAACTTTCATGTTGAATGTAAAGACTATGTGAAAAAGGCAAAGGTAAAGATCAACCCAGTGCAGCAGAGCCGGCCTCTACTGAGCCAGGTTCATGCAGATGCAGCAAAAGAGAACACCTGCTACTGTGGTGCCGTAGCCAAAAGACCAGAGAAAAAAGGGACGGAGCCTCTGCAGGGCCATGCCACTCCAGCTTTGCCTTTTAAAGAAACCCAGGAACTATTACTCAGTCCCCTGCCCCAGGAGGGGCCTGTGTCTATTGCAGCAGGAGAGAGTAGCAGCCTTTCTGCCAGCACATCGGTCTCAGATTCATcccagaaaaaagaagagcacaATTATTCCCTTTTTGTCTCTGACAACTTGGGTGAACAGCCAACCAAATGCAGTcctgaagaagaggaggaggatgagGAAGATGTTGACGATGAGGACCATGATGAAGGATTTGGCAGCGAGCACGAACTTTCTGAAAacgaggaagaggaagaagaggaagaggattaTGAAGATGACAAGGATGATGACATCAGTGACACTTTCTCTGAACCAG gctatgAAAATGATTCTGTGGAAGATTTGAAGGAGATGACTTCAATTACCTCTCGGAAGAGAGGTAAAAGAAGGTACTTCTGGGAGTATAGTGAACAACTCACACCATCACAGCAAGAGAGGATGCTAAGGCCATCTGAATGGAACAGAGATACCTTGCCAAGTAACATGTATCAGAAAAATGGCTTACATCATG GAAAATATGCAGTAAAGAAGTCACGGAGAACGGATGTGGAAGACCTGACTCCAAATCCTAAAAAACTACTCCAGATAGGCAATGAACTACGGAAACTGAATAAGGTGATTAGTGATCTGACTCCAGTCAGTGAGCTTCCCTTAACAGCCCGGCCAAGgtcaaggaaggaaaaaaataagctgGCTTCCAG GGCTTGTCGGTTAAAGAAAAAAGCGCAGTATGAAGCTAATAAAGTGAAATTATGGGGCCTCAACACAGAATATG ataatttattgtttgtaatcaACTCCATCAAGCAAGAGATTGTAAACCGAGTACAGAAtccaagagaggagagaggacccAACATGGGACAGAAGCTTGAAATCCTCATTAAAGATACTCTTG